A single genomic interval of Lathyrus oleraceus cultivar Zhongwan6 chromosome 7, CAAS_Psat_ZW6_1.0, whole genome shotgun sequence harbors:
- the LOC127101820 gene encoding uncharacterized protein LOC127101820: MSQHQTTSTSKTTKSTQKVSAPSMDFHDDEILDVVPLSVIPCETLDLNHPMDASTSACPNQGNNSSIPSSSTHVTSSKEDIHHTDHVIRNLVTRILNEGHSMKRVSTPLSKMYPSPEGAQHSEKNNDSSKSEKDMAAEGLCSLGQTMSGKGKSMTSKTANASHSEKHDVANDVIDLEDDRSDEQEDSLLHHLKPMKKRKVREVSESEEDVEEDVPDISPVKKTIVRKSHVKVAAVHLDNISFHLEDGAAKWKFVIKRRVAVERELGKDAVEVKEVMNLIKTVGLMKTVAGFSQCYEGLVKEFITNISEDIADKNNKEFCKVFVRGKCITFSPTVINNFLGRRVEGASELEATDNKVCREITARQVKGWPIKKHLPSGKLTVNHVEDIVMTSVMEKPASKVGTITELKETCKELDEGIRFCSAVFMFCWFVSQLAYS, translated from the exons atgtcacaacatcaaactACTTCTACTTCAAAAACTACTAAGTCCACTCAAAAGGTTAGCGCTCCTTCCATGGACTTTCATGATGATGAGATTCTGGATGTGGTTCCTCTATCAGTTATTCCCTGCGAGACCCTTGATTTgaaccatcccatggatgcatcAACTTCTGCATGCCCCAATCAAGGTAACAACTCTAGTATCCCTTCTAGCTCAACTCATGTCACTAGTTCTAAGGAAGATATACACCACACTGATCATGTCATAaggaacctagtcactagaatccttaatgaaggacattctATGAAGAGAGTCTCTACTCCCCTGTCTAAAATGTACCCCTCGCCCGAAGGTGCACAACATAGTGAGAAGAATAACGATTCCTCCAAGTCTGAGAAGGACATGgctgctgaaggtttgtgctctctAGGGCAAACTATGTCTGGTAAAGGAAAATCTATGACATCTAAAACTGCCAATGCTTCCCATTCTGAGAAGCATGATGTTGCAAATGatgtgattgacctagaggatgataggtcTGATGAGCAAGAGGATAGCTtacttcatcacttaaagccaa tgaagaagaggaaggttagAGAAGTCTCTGAGTCTGAAGaagatgttgaggaagatgtccctgacatctctcctgtGAAGAAGACCATTGTGAGGAAGTCCCATGTGAAAGTTGCTGCTGTGCATTTGGAtaatatctctttccatcttgaagatggagctgCCAAATGGAAATTTGTGATTAAAAGAAGGGTGGCTGTGGAAAGGGAGTTAGGAAAGGATGCTGTTGAAGTCAAGGAGGTCATGAACCTAATAAAGACTGTTGGGTTGATGAAGACTGTGGCTGGGTTCTCTCAGTGTTATGAGGGTTTGGTTAAGGAATTCATTACCAACATTTCTGAGGATATTGCTGATAAGAATAACAAGGAATTTTGCAAAGTATTTGTGAGAGGTAAGTGTATCACTTTCTCTCCCACTGTTATTAACAATTTTCTGGGAAGAAGAGTTGAGGGTGCAAGTGAATTGGAAGCTACAGACAATAAGGTCTGTAGAGAAATTACAGCAAGACAGGTGAAAGGGTGGCCtattaaaaagcatcttcctTCTGGGAAGTTAACTGTCAA tcatgtcgaagacattgtcatgacatctgttATGGAAAAGCCAGCCTCTAAAGTTGGAACTATTACTGAGCTGAAGGAGACTTGTAAAGAGCTGGATGAAGGGATAAGG TTCTGTTCTGCTGTAttcatgttttgttggtttgtaTCTCAACTTGCTTACAGTTGA
- the LOC127105309 gene encoding NADPH:adrenodoxin oxidoreductase, mitochondrial isoform X3, whose product MLQRRISHSRKWLCRSFSNVLHSEPLRVCVVGSGPAGCYTAEKMLKAHQQAQVDIIDRLPTPFGLVRSGVAPDHPETKIVVNQFSRAMQHERCSFFGNVALGSSISLSELRKLYDVVVLAYGAESDRDLGIPGENLKGVISAREFVWWYNGHPDGRNLDPDLKSTDTAVILGQGNVALDVARILLRPTTELATTDIASHALASLEESSIRVVYLVGRRGPAQAACTAKELREVLGIHNLDISIQESDLLLTPADEEELKSNRIHRRIFELLSKAATSRPRHAGLNQRQLRFVFFRKPDSFQEAKDSTGHVSGVRFEKTVLKGAGPGKQIAVGTGEFEDIKCGMVLKSIGYKSVPVDGLPFDHKKGFEHFRRP is encoded by the exons ATGCTGCAAAGGAGAATTTCCCACTCACGAAAGTGGCTTTGTAGAAGCTTCTCGAACGTTCTTCACTCGGAGCCTTTGCGAGTGTGTGTTGTCGGAAGTGGCCCTGCCGGTTGCTACACTGCCGAGAAG ATGCTGAAGGCGCATCAACAAGCACAAGTTGATATCATTGATAGGTTGCCTACGCCTTTTGGGTTGGTTCGCTCTGGTGTTGCACCTGATCACCCTGAAACAAAG ATTGTCGTCAACCAATTTTCACGGGCGATGCAACATGAACGGTGCTCGTTTTTCGGAAACGTGGCCCTTGGATCCAGCATATCTCTTTCTGAATTACGCAAGCTGTATGATGTG GTTGTCCTTGCATATGGCGCTGAAAGCGACAGAGATCTTGGTATTCCAGGAGAA AACTTAAAAGGGGTAATATCAGCTAGAGAATTTGTTTGGTGGTATAATGGGCACCCAGATGGACGAAATCTTGATCCAGACCTGAAGAGCACTGATACAGCTGTAATTCTTGGACAG GGGAATGTTGCTTTAGATGTTGCACGTATTCTTTTACGACCTACTACAGAGTTAGCGACAACTGATATTGCCAGTCATGCTTTGGCTTCTTTAGAGGAGAGCTCTATCAG GGTAGTTTATTTGGTTGGAAGACGTGGTCCAGCCCAAGCAGCTTGTACTGCCAAAGAGCTACGTGAAGTTCTAG GTATTCACAATCTTGATATTTCAATACAGGAATCTGATCTACTACTAACCCCAGCTGATGAG GAAGAGCTTAAGAGCAACCGAATACACAGAAGAATTTTTGAGTTGTTATCCAAGGCAGCCACCTCAAGACCAAGACATGCTGGTTTGAACCAGCGCCAGCTCCGTTTTGTGTTCTTCCGTAAGCCAGATAGCTTTCAAGAAGCAAAAGACAGTACTGGCCATGTCTCTGGAGTGCGTTTTGAGAAGACAGTTCTTAAAG GTGCTGGCCCTGGAAAACAAATTGCCGTTGGTACCGGAGAATTTGAAGATATAAAATGCGG GATGGTTCTTAAGAGCATTGGTTACAAATCAGTACCGGTAGATGGCCTCCCTTTTGATCACAAGAAAG GTTTCGAGCATTTTAGAAGACCTTGA
- the LOC127105309 gene encoding NADPH:adrenodoxin oxidoreductase, mitochondrial isoform X1 translates to MLQRRISHSRKWLCRSFSNVLHSEPLRVCVVGSGPAGCYTAEKMLKAHQQAQVDIIDRLPTPFGLVRSGVAPDHPETKIVVNQFSRAMQHERCSFFGNVALGSSISLSELRKLYDVVVLAYGAESDRDLGIPGENLKGVISAREFVWWYNGHPDGRNLDPDLKSTDTAVILGQGNVALDVARILLRPTTELATTDIASHALASLEESSIRVVYLVGRRGPAQAACTAKELREVLGIHNLDISIQESDLLLTPADEEELKSNRIHRRIFELLSKAATSRPRHAGLNQRQLRFVFFRKPDSFQEAKDSTGHVSGVRFEKTVLKGAGPGKQIAVGTGEFEDIKCGMVLKSIGYKSVPVDGLPFDHKKGIVPNDKGRVLHETSDTAVLEEGLYVCGWLKRGPTGIVATNLYCAEETVSSILEDLEKGVLISSTAAPKPGRDGLLNLLQDRNVRNFSFNDWEKIDSEERNLGSLRNKPREKLATWNELLTATSEGTGYST, encoded by the exons ATGCTGCAAAGGAGAATTTCCCACTCACGAAAGTGGCTTTGTAGAAGCTTCTCGAACGTTCTTCACTCGGAGCCTTTGCGAGTGTGTGTTGTCGGAAGTGGCCCTGCCGGTTGCTACACTGCCGAGAAG ATGCTGAAGGCGCATCAACAAGCACAAGTTGATATCATTGATAGGTTGCCTACGCCTTTTGGGTTGGTTCGCTCTGGTGTTGCACCTGATCACCCTGAAACAAAG ATTGTCGTCAACCAATTTTCACGGGCGATGCAACATGAACGGTGCTCGTTTTTCGGAAACGTGGCCCTTGGATCCAGCATATCTCTTTCTGAATTACGCAAGCTGTATGATGTG GTTGTCCTTGCATATGGCGCTGAAAGCGACAGAGATCTTGGTATTCCAGGAGAA AACTTAAAAGGGGTAATATCAGCTAGAGAATTTGTTTGGTGGTATAATGGGCACCCAGATGGACGAAATCTTGATCCAGACCTGAAGAGCACTGATACAGCTGTAATTCTTGGACAG GGGAATGTTGCTTTAGATGTTGCACGTATTCTTTTACGACCTACTACAGAGTTAGCGACAACTGATATTGCCAGTCATGCTTTGGCTTCTTTAGAGGAGAGCTCTATCAG GGTAGTTTATTTGGTTGGAAGACGTGGTCCAGCCCAAGCAGCTTGTACTGCCAAAGAGCTACGTGAAGTTCTAG GTATTCACAATCTTGATATTTCAATACAGGAATCTGATCTACTACTAACCCCAGCTGATGAG GAAGAGCTTAAGAGCAACCGAATACACAGAAGAATTTTTGAGTTGTTATCCAAGGCAGCCACCTCAAGACCAAGACATGCTGGTTTGAACCAGCGCCAGCTCCGTTTTGTGTTCTTCCGTAAGCCAGATAGCTTTCAAGAAGCAAAAGACAGTACTGGCCATGTCTCTGGAGTGCGTTTTGAGAAGACAGTTCTTAAAG GTGCTGGCCCTGGAAAACAAATTGCCGTTGGTACCGGAGAATTTGAAGATATAAAATGCGG GATGGTTCTTAAGAGCATTGGTTACAAATCAGTACCGGTAGATGGCCTCCCTTTTGATCACAAGAAAG GTATAGTTCCAAATGATAAAGGTCGAGTGTTGCATGAGACTTCGGATACTGCAGTTCTTGAAGAAGGCTTGTACGTATGTGGTTGGCTGAAGAGAGGGCCAACTGGGATTGTTGCGACAAACCTATATTGTGCTGAAGAAACT GTTTCGAGCATTTTAGAAGACCTTGAGAAAGGAGTTTTGATTTCATCAACGGCCGCACCAAAACCAGGTAGGGACGGTCTCCTCAATCTTTTGCAAGACAGAAATGTTCGAAATTTCTCATTCAATGATTGGGAAAAGATAGACTCTGAAGAAAGGAATCTTGGAAGTTTAAGGAACAAGCCTAGGGAAAAACTAGCCACTTGGAACGAACTACTGACAGCTACCTCCGAAGGAACCGGATATTCAACGTGA
- the LOC127105309 gene encoding NADPH:adrenodoxin oxidoreductase, mitochondrial isoform X2, producing the protein MQHERCSFFGNVALGSSISLSELRKLYDVVVLAYGAESDRDLGIPGENLKGVISAREFVWWYNGHPDGRNLDPDLKSTDTAVILGQGNVALDVARILLRPTTELATTDIASHALASLEESSIRVVYLVGRRGPAQAACTAKELREVLGIHNLDISIQESDLLLTPADEEELKSNRIHRRIFELLSKAATSRPRHAGLNQRQLRFVFFRKPDSFQEAKDSTGHVSGVRFEKTVLKGAGPGKQIAVGTGEFEDIKCGMVLKSIGYKSVPVDGLPFDHKKGIVPNDKGRVLHETSDTAVLEEGLYVCGWLKRGPTGIVATNLYCAEETVSSILEDLEKGVLISSTAAPKPGRDGLLNLLQDRNVRNFSFNDWEKIDSEERNLGSLRNKPREKLATWNELLTATSEGTGYST; encoded by the exons ATGCAACATGAACGGTGCTCGTTTTTCGGAAACGTGGCCCTTGGATCCAGCATATCTCTTTCTGAATTACGCAAGCTGTATGATGTG GTTGTCCTTGCATATGGCGCTGAAAGCGACAGAGATCTTGGTATTCCAGGAGAA AACTTAAAAGGGGTAATATCAGCTAGAGAATTTGTTTGGTGGTATAATGGGCACCCAGATGGACGAAATCTTGATCCAGACCTGAAGAGCACTGATACAGCTGTAATTCTTGGACAG GGGAATGTTGCTTTAGATGTTGCACGTATTCTTTTACGACCTACTACAGAGTTAGCGACAACTGATATTGCCAGTCATGCTTTGGCTTCTTTAGAGGAGAGCTCTATCAG GGTAGTTTATTTGGTTGGAAGACGTGGTCCAGCCCAAGCAGCTTGTACTGCCAAAGAGCTACGTGAAGTTCTAG GTATTCACAATCTTGATATTTCAATACAGGAATCTGATCTACTACTAACCCCAGCTGATGAG GAAGAGCTTAAGAGCAACCGAATACACAGAAGAATTTTTGAGTTGTTATCCAAGGCAGCCACCTCAAGACCAAGACATGCTGGTTTGAACCAGCGCCAGCTCCGTTTTGTGTTCTTCCGTAAGCCAGATAGCTTTCAAGAAGCAAAAGACAGTACTGGCCATGTCTCTGGAGTGCGTTTTGAGAAGACAGTTCTTAAAG GTGCTGGCCCTGGAAAACAAATTGCCGTTGGTACCGGAGAATTTGAAGATATAAAATGCGG GATGGTTCTTAAGAGCATTGGTTACAAATCAGTACCGGTAGATGGCCTCCCTTTTGATCACAAGAAAG GTATAGTTCCAAATGATAAAGGTCGAGTGTTGCATGAGACTTCGGATACTGCAGTTCTTGAAGAAGGCTTGTACGTATGTGGTTGGCTGAAGAGAGGGCCAACTGGGATTGTTGCGACAAACCTATATTGTGCTGAAGAAACT GTTTCGAGCATTTTAGAAGACCTTGAGAAAGGAGTTTTGATTTCATCAACGGCCGCACCAAAACCAGGTAGGGACGGTCTCCTCAATCTTTTGCAAGACAGAAATGTTCGAAATTTCTCATTCAATGATTGGGAAAAGATAGACTCTGAAGAAAGGAATCTTGGAAGTTTAAGGAACAAGCCTAGGGAAAAACTAGCCACTTGGAACGAACTACTGACAGCTACCTCCGAAGGAACCGGATATTCAACGTGA